The Schistocerca nitens isolate TAMUIC-IGC-003100 chromosome 12, iqSchNite1.1, whole genome shotgun sequence genome has a window encoding:
- the LOC126214939 gene encoding piggyBac transposable element-derived protein 3-like, giving the protein MVTYTNQYAAKRNRVGDRSEEETLVFIAKLVLSGYVTVSRYQIKTVITTSFKQFAPHVQHHSVDEPMVPYFESHGCKQFIKGKPIRCGFKFCCGGTSGGYIIWLESYQGAGTCSKDYETKGMGYGMVMTYVDQLLPHVTYRIYFDNLFTSVELLHDLTERGVEATGTIRGNRVKNCTLSSVDKMIKENRGSYEVCSDSVSEISIVRWNDNNVVTVATNFDRVQPLRSVARFSREQKKRISVPQPNLLQSYNNHMGGIDRADQNTLQSKVAWDLYKHNEEPIDNFVIELSLQFLKVTKESLPAEDVLARGQN; this is encoded by the exons ATGGTCACTTACACAAATCAGTACGCAGCCAAGAGAAATAGAGTAGGTGATCGTTCAGAAGAAGAGACGTTGGTGTTTATTGCAAAACTTGTGCTAAGTGGATATGTAACAGTGTCACGTTATCAGATAAAGACAGTCATAACGACCTC ATTCAAACAATTTGCACCTCACGTGCAGCATCATTCTGTCGATGAACCGATGGTACCATACTTCGAAAGTCACGGTTGCAAACAATTCATAAAAGGGAAACCAATCCGATGCGGATTCAAATTTTGTTGTGGAGGCACAAGTGGTGGATATATTATTTGGCTCGAATCTTACCAAGGAGCTGGCACGTGTAGTAAGGATTACGAAACGAAAGGTATGGGGTACGGTATGGTAATGACTTATGTTGACCAGTTACTTCCACATGTTACATATCGAATATACTTTGATAACCTCTTTACTAGTGTTGAACTACTACATGATCTAACAGagaggggcgtggaagcaacaggaacaataagaggaaacagagttaagaattgtactctatcatctgtagataaaatgatcaaagaaaatagaggatcatatgaagttTGTTCTGACTCAGTATCCGAgatttccattgtacgttggaatgacaacaatgttgttactgtagccaccaactttgacagagtgcaaccactacgctctgtagcaagattttccagggaacaaaagaaaaggattagcgtgCCTCAACCCAACTTATTACAGTCCTACAATAAtcatatgggaggcatagatcgagctgaccaaaat acattgcagagcaaagtggcctgggatctttacaagcacaacgaagAACCCATAGATAATTTCGTCatcgaattgtcactgcaattcttgaaagtaacaaaagagtcactTCCGGCAGAGGACGTCCTAGCaagagggcaaaactag